From Salvia splendens isolate huo1 chromosome 3, SspV2, whole genome shotgun sequence, a single genomic window includes:
- the LOC121795264 gene encoding pentatricopeptide repeat-containing protein At1g73710-like isoform X4 — MMLQCCGSSLAQASTPSSSPCKLRSLRPTTSSLFWRFSCHQYHGKDVVFLGFKLQCLSKDLYLSQKSLNKGKKKKYGGVLPVILRELGGRRDVETLLDSYCGKLNPKEQTLILKEQSRWDKVIRVFNWFKSQQDYTPNVIHYNVVLRALGRAQKWNELRLCWIEMSEKGVVATNNTYGMLVDVYGKAGLVKEALLWIKHMKLRGVFPDEVTMSTVIKVLKDAGEFDKADKFYKDWCVGRVELDYLDFESDEEALSLKQFLLTELFRSGGRFLDFGGVEESDVTWKPRLTNTYNTLIDLYGKAGRLEEAAGVLSDMLKASVPLDVFTFNTMIFICGSEGHLSEAEALLDAMEERGIRPDTKTCNIFLKLYADLGDVDAALGWFRKIREFGLFPDDATHRVVIKILSERNMVEEVESVIQEIERFGKCVDQSSLPLLAKMYVGVGMNERVKLLIERVKSRGGFSSRIYAALLDVYAENGLWAEAEALFYGERDGFGQKRDVLEYNVMIKAYGKAQMYDKAIFLFKSMRNQGTWPDECTYNSIIQMLAAGGLADRAREFLNEMMDARIKPSCLTFSAVIARFAEKKSFSIAIDVLQEMLLLDVRPNEIVYGSLINAFAEDGKFEEANEYFKTMEDSGISPNQVIMTSMIKAYGKIGSVEGARGMYERMQMLDGGLDIVASNSMLNVYAELGVLSEAEAMYDHLRETGLADGVTFATMILVYKNMGMLDSAIEVAEQMRESGFLRDCVGYNKVMACYAAHGQLVECGKLLQEMVVVGKVAPNKETFKVLFTVLKKGGVPAEAVRDLQTSYYDGRPFAKQAVLTSAFSIVGLHAYALEWCGIFRKEEVGLRSNASAYNAAIRAYVAYGKIDDALKMFMRMQDEGVEPDVVTLINLVHCYGRAGMVEGVKRVHSQLKHGEVAPSEALVKAVVEAYKNTKRPDLAELITQEMKLVSEFEQFADCGSEDIDERDIPLA, encoded by the exons atGATGTTACAGTGCTGCGGCAGTTCTTTGGCACAAGCTTCAACTCCATCTTCTTCACCATGTAAGCTTCGCAGCCTTCGCCCCACTACGAGCTCGCTATTTTGGAGGTTTAGTTGTCACCAATACCATGGTAAAGATGTGGTTTTTCTAGGGTTTAAGCTCCAGTGTCTTTCCAAGGACTTATATTTGTCCCAAAAAAGCTTgaataaaggaaaaaagaagaagTACGGTGGCGTTTTGCCGGTGATTTTGCGGGAATTGGGGGGCAGGAGAGATGTTGAAACCCTTCTCGATTCCTATTGCGGGAAGCTCAATCCCAAGGAGCAAACTTTGATTCTCAAAGAGCAGAGTAGGTGGGATAAGGTAATTAGGGTTTTTAATTGGTTTAAATCCCAGCAAGATTATACCCCAAATGTGATACATTACAATGTGGTGCTTCGCGCATTGGGTAGGGCTCAGAAATGGAATGAGCTGCGCCTCTGCTGGATCGAGATGTCCGAGAAGGGTGTTGTGGCCACGAACAACACGTATGGGATGCTTGTGGATGTGTATGGGAAGGCAGGGCTGGTGAAGGAGGCTCTTTTGTGGATCAAGCACATGAAACTAAGGGGGGTCTTCCCCGACGAGGTCACAATGTCCACTGTCATTAAGGTGTTGAAGGATGCGGGCGAGTTTGATAAGGCGGATAAGTTCTATAAGGATTGGTGTGTTGGGAGAGTTGAGCTGGATTATCTAGATTTTGAGAGTGATGAGGAAGCTTTGAGTTTGAAGCAGTTCTTGCTGACTGAGCTCTTCCGAAGTGGGGGGAGATTTTTAGATTTTGGTGGTGTGGAGGAGAGTGATGTGACGTGGAAGCCGCGCCTGACGAATACTTATAACACGCTCATTGATTTGTATGGGAAGGCGGGGCGTTTGGAGGAGGCTGCGGGTGTGCTTTCTGATATGTTGAAGGCCAGTGTGCCATTGGATGTTTTCACTTTTAACACTATGATTTTCATATGTGGGAGTGAGGGGCATTTGTCTGAGGCAGAGGCTTTGCTTGATGCAATGGAGGAGAGAGGTATTAGACCGGATACGAAGACGTGTAACATTTTTTTGAAACTTTATGCTGATTTAGGGGATGTAGATGCAGCTCTAGGGTGGTTTAGGAAGATTAGGGAGTTTGGTCTTTTCCCTGATGATGCAACacatagggttgtgatcaagatTTTGAGTGAGCGTAATATGGTTGAAGAAGTTGAATCTGTGATCCAAGAAATTGAGAGGTTCGGGAAATGTGTTGATCAGAGTTCTCTGCCATTGCTTGCTAAGATGTATGTTGGTGTTGGGATGAATGAGAGAGTGAAGTTGTTGATTGAGAGGGTGAAGTCCCGTGGTGGCTTTTCATCGAGGATTTATGCAGCTCTCCTCGATGTTTATGCTGAGAACGGGCTTTGGGCTGAAGCTGAGGCTTTGTTTTATGGCGAGAGGGATGGATTTGGGCAGAAGAGGGATGTGTTGGAGTATAATGTGATGATCAAAGCTTATGGTAAGGCTCAAATGTACGACAAAGCAATCTTTCTTTTCAAGAGCATGAGGAATCAAGGAACTTGGCCGGATGAGTGCACGTACAACTCTATTATCCAGATGCTTGCTGCAGGTGGTTTAGCGGACAGAGCAAGAGAATTCTTGAATGAAATGATGGATGCAAGAATTAAGCCTTCATGCTTGACGTTCTCTGCCGTGATTGCTAGGTTTGCAGAGAAGAAAAGCTTCTCTATTGCAATTGATGTGTTGCAAGAGATGCTTCTGTTAGATGTGAGACCTAACGAGATCGTGTATGGCTCGTTGATCAATGCGTTTGCAGAGGATGGGAAGTTTGAGGAAGCAAATGAGTACTTCAAGACCATGGAGGACTCTGGGATTTCTCCTAACCAAGTGATCATGACTTCAATGATCAAGGCTTATGGTAAAATCGGATCCGTTGAGGGGGCGAGGGGGATGTATGAGAGGATGCAGATGCTCGATGGGGGCCTGGATATCGTGGCATCTAACAGCATGCTGAATGTGTATGCTGAATTGGGGGTGCTTTCTGAGGCTGAGGCAATGTATGATCATCTGAGGGAGACGGGTTTGGCCGATGGGGTCACCTTTGCTACCATGATACTCGTCTACAAGAACATGGGGATGCTCGACTCAGCCATTGAGGTAGCGGAGCAGATGAGGGAGTCGGGTTTCTTGAGAGACTGCGTTGGTTACAACAAAGTCATGGCATGCTATGCTGCACACGGACAGCTTGTCGAGTGCGGCAAGCTTTTGCAAGagatggtggtggtggggaaGGTCGCCCCAAACAAGGAGACATTCAAGGTCCTCTTCACGGTCTTGAAGAAGGGCGGTGTCCCGGCTGAGGCTGTGCGCGACCTACAAACATCCTACTACGATGGCAGGCCGTTTGCCAAGCAGGCGGTGTTGACCTCGGCTTTCTCCATTGTGGGGTTGCACGCCTACGCTCTCGAGTGGTGCGGGATTTTTAGGAAGGAGGAAGTAGGGTTGAGGTCGAACGCTTCTGCTTACAATGCTGCTATCCGGGCGTACGTTGCTTACGGGAAGATAGATGATGCATTGAAGATGTTCATGAGGATGCAGGACGAAGGGGTCGAGCCCGATGTTGTGACGTTGATCAATCTCGTGCATTGCTATGGGAGAGCTGGGATGGTCGAGGGGGTGAAGCGCGTGCACAGCCAGTTGAAACATGGGGAGGTCGCGCCTAGTGAGGCGCTGGTGAAGGCCGTGGTCGAGGCTTACAAGAACACGAAACGGCCTGATCTTGCGGAGCTGATCACGCAGGAGATGAAGCTTGTTTCTGAGTTTGAGCAGTTTGCAGATTGTGGAAGCGAAGATATTGATGAAAGAGATATACCTTTAGCTT AA
- the LOC121795264 gene encoding pentatricopeptide repeat-containing protein At1g73710-like isoform X3 → MMLQCCGSSLAQASTPSSSPCKLRSLRPTTSSLFWRFSCHQYHGKDVVFLGFKLQCLSKDLYLSQKSLNKGKKKKYGGVLPVILRELGGRRDVETLLDSYCGKLNPKEQTLILKEQSRWDKVIRVFNWFKSQQDYTPNVIHYNVVLRALGRAQKWNELRLCWIEMSEKGVVATNNTYGMLVDVYGKAGLVKEALLWIKHMKLRGVFPDEVTMSTVIKVLKDAGEFDKADKFYKDWCVGRVELDYLDFESDEEALSLKQFLLTELFRSGGRFLDFGGVEESDVTWKPRLTNTYNTLIDLYGKAGRLEEAAGVLSDMLKASVPLDVFTFNTMIFICGSEGHLSEAEALLDAMEERGIRPDTKTCNIFLKLYADLGDVDAALGWFRKIREFGLFPDDATHRVVIKILSERNMVEEVESVIQEIERFGKCVDQSSLPLLAKMYVGVGMNERVKLLIERVKSRGGFSSRIYAALLDVYAENGLWAEAEALFYGERDGFGQKRDVLEYNVMIKAYGKAQMYDKAIFLFKSMRNQGTWPDECTYNSIIQMLAAGGLADRAREFLNEMMDARIKPSCLTFSAVIARFAEKKSFSIAIDVLQEMLLLDVRPNEIVYGSLINAFAEDGKFEEANEYFKTMEDSGISPNQVIMTSMIKAYGKIGSVEGARGMYERMQMLDGGLDIVASNSMLNVYAELGVLSEAEAMYDHLRETGLADGVTFATMILVYKNMGMLDSAIEVAEQMRESGFLRDCVGYNKVMACYAAHGQLVECGKLLQEMVVVGKVAPNKETFKVLFTVLKKGGVPAEAVRDLQTSYYDGRPFAKQAVLTSAFSIVGLHAYALEWCGIFRKEEVGLRSNASAYNAAIRAYVAYGKIDDALKMFMRMQDEGVEPDVVTLINLVHCYGRAGMVEGVKRVHSQLKHGEVAPSEALVKAVVEAYKNTKRPDLAELITQEMKLVSEFEQFADCGSEDIDERDIPLACQNRAKKIPGVKKVLSL, encoded by the exons atGATGTTACAGTGCTGCGGCAGTTCTTTGGCACAAGCTTCAACTCCATCTTCTTCACCATGTAAGCTTCGCAGCCTTCGCCCCACTACGAGCTCGCTATTTTGGAGGTTTAGTTGTCACCAATACCATGGTAAAGATGTGGTTTTTCTAGGGTTTAAGCTCCAGTGTCTTTCCAAGGACTTATATTTGTCCCAAAAAAGCTTgaataaaggaaaaaagaagaagTACGGTGGCGTTTTGCCGGTGATTTTGCGGGAATTGGGGGGCAGGAGAGATGTTGAAACCCTTCTCGATTCCTATTGCGGGAAGCTCAATCCCAAGGAGCAAACTTTGATTCTCAAAGAGCAGAGTAGGTGGGATAAGGTAATTAGGGTTTTTAATTGGTTTAAATCCCAGCAAGATTATACCCCAAATGTGATACATTACAATGTGGTGCTTCGCGCATTGGGTAGGGCTCAGAAATGGAATGAGCTGCGCCTCTGCTGGATCGAGATGTCCGAGAAGGGTGTTGTGGCCACGAACAACACGTATGGGATGCTTGTGGATGTGTATGGGAAGGCAGGGCTGGTGAAGGAGGCTCTTTTGTGGATCAAGCACATGAAACTAAGGGGGGTCTTCCCCGACGAGGTCACAATGTCCACTGTCATTAAGGTGTTGAAGGATGCGGGCGAGTTTGATAAGGCGGATAAGTTCTATAAGGATTGGTGTGTTGGGAGAGTTGAGCTGGATTATCTAGATTTTGAGAGTGATGAGGAAGCTTTGAGTTTGAAGCAGTTCTTGCTGACTGAGCTCTTCCGAAGTGGGGGGAGATTTTTAGATTTTGGTGGTGTGGAGGAGAGTGATGTGACGTGGAAGCCGCGCCTGACGAATACTTATAACACGCTCATTGATTTGTATGGGAAGGCGGGGCGTTTGGAGGAGGCTGCGGGTGTGCTTTCTGATATGTTGAAGGCCAGTGTGCCATTGGATGTTTTCACTTTTAACACTATGATTTTCATATGTGGGAGTGAGGGGCATTTGTCTGAGGCAGAGGCTTTGCTTGATGCAATGGAGGAGAGAGGTATTAGACCGGATACGAAGACGTGTAACATTTTTTTGAAACTTTATGCTGATTTAGGGGATGTAGATGCAGCTCTAGGGTGGTTTAGGAAGATTAGGGAGTTTGGTCTTTTCCCTGATGATGCAACacatagggttgtgatcaagatTTTGAGTGAGCGTAATATGGTTGAAGAAGTTGAATCTGTGATCCAAGAAATTGAGAGGTTCGGGAAATGTGTTGATCAGAGTTCTCTGCCATTGCTTGCTAAGATGTATGTTGGTGTTGGGATGAATGAGAGAGTGAAGTTGTTGATTGAGAGGGTGAAGTCCCGTGGTGGCTTTTCATCGAGGATTTATGCAGCTCTCCTCGATGTTTATGCTGAGAACGGGCTTTGGGCTGAAGCTGAGGCTTTGTTTTATGGCGAGAGGGATGGATTTGGGCAGAAGAGGGATGTGTTGGAGTATAATGTGATGATCAAAGCTTATGGTAAGGCTCAAATGTACGACAAAGCAATCTTTCTTTTCAAGAGCATGAGGAATCAAGGAACTTGGCCGGATGAGTGCACGTACAACTCTATTATCCAGATGCTTGCTGCAGGTGGTTTAGCGGACAGAGCAAGAGAATTCTTGAATGAAATGATGGATGCAAGAATTAAGCCTTCATGCTTGACGTTCTCTGCCGTGATTGCTAGGTTTGCAGAGAAGAAAAGCTTCTCTATTGCAATTGATGTGTTGCAAGAGATGCTTCTGTTAGATGTGAGACCTAACGAGATCGTGTATGGCTCGTTGATCAATGCGTTTGCAGAGGATGGGAAGTTTGAGGAAGCAAATGAGTACTTCAAGACCATGGAGGACTCTGGGATTTCTCCTAACCAAGTGATCATGACTTCAATGATCAAGGCTTATGGTAAAATCGGATCCGTTGAGGGGGCGAGGGGGATGTATGAGAGGATGCAGATGCTCGATGGGGGCCTGGATATCGTGGCATCTAACAGCATGCTGAATGTGTATGCTGAATTGGGGGTGCTTTCTGAGGCTGAGGCAATGTATGATCATCTGAGGGAGACGGGTTTGGCCGATGGGGTCACCTTTGCTACCATGATACTCGTCTACAAGAACATGGGGATGCTCGACTCAGCCATTGAGGTAGCGGAGCAGATGAGGGAGTCGGGTTTCTTGAGAGACTGCGTTGGTTACAACAAAGTCATGGCATGCTATGCTGCACACGGACAGCTTGTCGAGTGCGGCAAGCTTTTGCAAGagatggtggtggtggggaaGGTCGCCCCAAACAAGGAGACATTCAAGGTCCTCTTCACGGTCTTGAAGAAGGGCGGTGTCCCGGCTGAGGCTGTGCGCGACCTACAAACATCCTACTACGATGGCAGGCCGTTTGCCAAGCAGGCGGTGTTGACCTCGGCTTTCTCCATTGTGGGGTTGCACGCCTACGCTCTCGAGTGGTGCGGGATTTTTAGGAAGGAGGAAGTAGGGTTGAGGTCGAACGCTTCTGCTTACAATGCTGCTATCCGGGCGTACGTTGCTTACGGGAAGATAGATGATGCATTGAAGATGTTCATGAGGATGCAGGACGAAGGGGTCGAGCCCGATGTTGTGACGTTGATCAATCTCGTGCATTGCTATGGGAGAGCTGGGATGGTCGAGGGGGTGAAGCGCGTGCACAGCCAGTTGAAACATGGGGAGGTCGCGCCTAGTGAGGCGCTGGTGAAGGCCGTGGTCGAGGCTTACAAGAACACGAAACGGCCTGATCTTGCGGAGCTGATCACGCAGGAGATGAAGCTTGTTTCTGAGTTTGAGCAGTTTGCAGATTGTGGAAGCGAAGATATTGATGAAAGAGATATACCTTTAGCTT GCCAGAACAGAGCGAAGAAGATTCCTGGTGTCAAGAAGGTCCTTTCATTGTGA
- the LOC121795264 gene encoding pentatricopeptide repeat-containing protein At1g73710-like isoform X6, translated as MSEKGVVATNNTYGMLVDVYGKAGLVKEALLWIKHMKLRGVFPDEVTMSTVIKVLKDAGEFDKADKFYKDWCVGRVELDYLDFESDEEALSLKQFLLTELFRSGGRFLDFGGVEESDVTWKPRLTNTYNTLIDLYGKAGRLEEAAGVLSDMLKASVPLDVFTFNTMIFICGSEGHLSEAEALLDAMEERGIRPDTKTCNIFLKLYADLGDVDAALGWFRKIREFGLFPDDATHRVVIKILSERNMVEEVESVIQEIERFGKCVDQSSLPLLAKMYVGVGMNERVKLLIERVKSRGGFSSRIYAALLDVYAENGLWAEAEALFYGERDGFGQKRDVLEYNVMIKAYGKAQMYDKAIFLFKSMRNQGTWPDECTYNSIIQMLAAGGLADRAREFLNEMMDARIKPSCLTFSAVIARFAEKKSFSIAIDVLQEMLLLDVRPNEIVYGSLINAFAEDGKFEEANEYFKTMEDSGISPNQVIMTSMIKAYGKIGSVEGARGMYERMQMLDGGLDIVASNSMLNVYAELGVLSEAEAMYDHLRETGLADGVTFATMILVYKNMGMLDSAIEVAEQMRESGFLRDCVGYNKVMACYAAHGQLVECGKLLQEMVVVGKVAPNKETFKVLFTVLKKGGVPAEAVRDLQTSYYDGRPFAKQAVLTSAFSIVGLHAYALEWCGIFRKEEVGLRSNASAYNAAIRAYVAYGKIDDALKMFMRMQDEGVEPDVVTLINLVHCYGRAGMVEGVKRVHSQLKHGEVAPSEALVKAVVEAYKNTKRPDLAELITQEMKLVSEFEQFADCGSEDIDERDIPLACGRPEQSEEDSWCQEGPFIVISPLKF; from the exons ATGTCCGAGAAGGGTGTTGTGGCCACGAACAACACGTATGGGATGCTTGTGGATGTGTATGGGAAGGCAGGGCTGGTGAAGGAGGCTCTTTTGTGGATCAAGCACATGAAACTAAGGGGGGTCTTCCCCGACGAGGTCACAATGTCCACTGTCATTAAGGTGTTGAAGGATGCGGGCGAGTTTGATAAGGCGGATAAGTTCTATAAGGATTGGTGTGTTGGGAGAGTTGAGCTGGATTATCTAGATTTTGAGAGTGATGAGGAAGCTTTGAGTTTGAAGCAGTTCTTGCTGACTGAGCTCTTCCGAAGTGGGGGGAGATTTTTAGATTTTGGTGGTGTGGAGGAGAGTGATGTGACGTGGAAGCCGCGCCTGACGAATACTTATAACACGCTCATTGATTTGTATGGGAAGGCGGGGCGTTTGGAGGAGGCTGCGGGTGTGCTTTCTGATATGTTGAAGGCCAGTGTGCCATTGGATGTTTTCACTTTTAACACTATGATTTTCATATGTGGGAGTGAGGGGCATTTGTCTGAGGCAGAGGCTTTGCTTGATGCAATGGAGGAGAGAGGTATTAGACCGGATACGAAGACGTGTAACATTTTTTTGAAACTTTATGCTGATTTAGGGGATGTAGATGCAGCTCTAGGGTGGTTTAGGAAGATTAGGGAGTTTGGTCTTTTCCCTGATGATGCAACacatagggttgtgatcaagatTTTGAGTGAGCGTAATATGGTTGAAGAAGTTGAATCTGTGATCCAAGAAATTGAGAGGTTCGGGAAATGTGTTGATCAGAGTTCTCTGCCATTGCTTGCTAAGATGTATGTTGGTGTTGGGATGAATGAGAGAGTGAAGTTGTTGATTGAGAGGGTGAAGTCCCGTGGTGGCTTTTCATCGAGGATTTATGCAGCTCTCCTCGATGTTTATGCTGAGAACGGGCTTTGGGCTGAAGCTGAGGCTTTGTTTTATGGCGAGAGGGATGGATTTGGGCAGAAGAGGGATGTGTTGGAGTATAATGTGATGATCAAAGCTTATGGTAAGGCTCAAATGTACGACAAAGCAATCTTTCTTTTCAAGAGCATGAGGAATCAAGGAACTTGGCCGGATGAGTGCACGTACAACTCTATTATCCAGATGCTTGCTGCAGGTGGTTTAGCGGACAGAGCAAGAGAATTCTTGAATGAAATGATGGATGCAAGAATTAAGCCTTCATGCTTGACGTTCTCTGCCGTGATTGCTAGGTTTGCAGAGAAGAAAAGCTTCTCTATTGCAATTGATGTGTTGCAAGAGATGCTTCTGTTAGATGTGAGACCTAACGAGATCGTGTATGGCTCGTTGATCAATGCGTTTGCAGAGGATGGGAAGTTTGAGGAAGCAAATGAGTACTTCAAGACCATGGAGGACTCTGGGATTTCTCCTAACCAAGTGATCATGACTTCAATGATCAAGGCTTATGGTAAAATCGGATCCGTTGAGGGGGCGAGGGGGATGTATGAGAGGATGCAGATGCTCGATGGGGGCCTGGATATCGTGGCATCTAACAGCATGCTGAATGTGTATGCTGAATTGGGGGTGCTTTCTGAGGCTGAGGCAATGTATGATCATCTGAGGGAGACGGGTTTGGCCGATGGGGTCACCTTTGCTACCATGATACTCGTCTACAAGAACATGGGGATGCTCGACTCAGCCATTGAGGTAGCGGAGCAGATGAGGGAGTCGGGTTTCTTGAGAGACTGCGTTGGTTACAACAAAGTCATGGCATGCTATGCTGCACACGGACAGCTTGTCGAGTGCGGCAAGCTTTTGCAAGagatggtggtggtggggaaGGTCGCCCCAAACAAGGAGACATTCAAGGTCCTCTTCACGGTCTTGAAGAAGGGCGGTGTCCCGGCTGAGGCTGTGCGCGACCTACAAACATCCTACTACGATGGCAGGCCGTTTGCCAAGCAGGCGGTGTTGACCTCGGCTTTCTCCATTGTGGGGTTGCACGCCTACGCTCTCGAGTGGTGCGGGATTTTTAGGAAGGAGGAAGTAGGGTTGAGGTCGAACGCTTCTGCTTACAATGCTGCTATCCGGGCGTACGTTGCTTACGGGAAGATAGATGATGCATTGAAGATGTTCATGAGGATGCAGGACGAAGGGGTCGAGCCCGATGTTGTGACGTTGATCAATCTCGTGCATTGCTATGGGAGAGCTGGGATGGTCGAGGGGGTGAAGCGCGTGCACAGCCAGTTGAAACATGGGGAGGTCGCGCCTAGTGAGGCGCTGGTGAAGGCCGTGGTCGAGGCTTACAAGAACACGAAACGGCCTGATCTTGCGGAGCTGATCACGCAGGAGATGAAGCTTGTTTCTGAGTTTGAGCAGTTTGCAGATTGTGGAAGCGAAGATATTGATGAAAGAGATATACCTTTAGCTTGTGG AAGGCCAGAACAGAGCGAAGAAGATTCCTGGTGTCAAGAAGGTCCTTTCATTGTGATTAGCCCTCTAAAATTTTGA